A genomic stretch from Pseudomonas alkylphenolica includes:
- the rloA gene encoding retropepsin-like aspartic peptidase RloA encodes MRLTPLLLLLSLFLLPAVGQAAEKTVYGLNEYARLADIDLEVAAKLDTGAKTASLSARDIKRFKRNGESWVRFYLAIDAAHAHPIERPLARVSKIKRRAGDYNPDEGKAYTARPVIELNICMGMAQRVIEVNLTDRSAFQYPLLIGSEALKHFDALVDPSLKYAAGKPACAPVAHTAE; translated from the coding sequence ATGAGACTTACGCCCCTTCTACTGTTGCTCAGCCTGTTTTTGTTGCCTGCCGTTGGCCAGGCTGCGGAAAAGACCGTGTACGGCCTTAATGAATACGCCCGCCTCGCCGATATCGACCTGGAGGTTGCCGCCAAGCTCGATACCGGGGCCAAGACTGCCTCGCTCAGCGCCCGCGACATCAAGCGCTTCAAGCGCAATGGCGAATCCTGGGTACGCTTCTACCTGGCGATTGACGCCGCCCACGCGCATCCGATAGAACGACCGCTGGCCCGTGTCAGCAAGATCAAGCGGCGCGCCGGCGATTACAACCCGGATGAGGGCAAGGCCTATACCGCCCGCCCGGTGATTGAACTGAACATCTGCATGGGCATGGCCCAACGCGTGATCGAAGTGAACCTGACCGACCGCAGTGCGTTCCAGTACCCACTGCTGATCGGCTCCGAGGCACTCAAGCACTTCGATGCGCTGGTCGACCCAAGCCTTAAATACGCGGCCGGCAAACCTGCCTGCGCCCCTGTCGCTCACACCGCAGAGTAA
- a CDS encoding GntR family transcriptional regulator — MLDTAQAPGATAEDTETLSENVFRRIQAAIVKGEIAPGSKISEPELARTYGISRGPLREAIHRLEGQRLLVRVPHVGARVVSLSHAELIELYEIRESLEGMACRLAAERMSVAEIDELRRVLDTHERDATFQAGLGYYQQEGDYDFHYRIIQGSGNRTLVQMLCGELYQLVRMYRIQFSATPNRPHQAFAEHHRILDAIADRDGELAELLMRRHIGASKRNIERHYLDATSPRGES; from the coding sequence ATGCTGGACACAGCCCAAGCCCCTGGCGCAACCGCAGAGGATACCGAAACCCTCTCGGAAAACGTCTTCCGGCGCATCCAAGCGGCCATCGTCAAGGGCGAGATCGCCCCTGGCAGCAAGATCTCCGAGCCTGAGTTGGCGCGCACCTACGGCATCAGCCGCGGGCCGCTGCGCGAGGCGATCCATCGCCTGGAAGGCCAGCGCCTGCTGGTGCGCGTGCCGCATGTCGGCGCGCGGGTGGTATCGCTGAGCCATGCCGAGCTGATCGAGCTGTACGAGATCCGCGAGTCCCTGGAAGGCATGGCCTGTCGCCTGGCTGCCGAGCGTATGAGCGTAGCCGAGATCGATGAGCTGCGCCGGGTCCTCGATACCCACGAGCGCGATGCCACCTTTCAGGCCGGTCTGGGTTACTACCAGCAGGAAGGCGATTACGACTTCCACTACCGGATTATTCAGGGCAGCGGCAACCGCACCCTGGTGCAGATGCTCTGCGGCGAGCTGTACCAACTGGTGCGCATGTACCGCATCCAGTTTTCCGCCACGCCCAACCGGCCACACCAGGCGTTCGCCGAACACCACCGGATTCTCGATGCCATCGCCGACCGTGACGGTGAACTGGCCGAGCTCTTGATGCGCCGTCACATCGGCGCTTCCAAACGCAATATCGAGCGTCATTATCTGGACGCTACCAGCCCACGAGGTGAGTCATGA
- the prpB gene encoding methylisocitrate lyase, translating to MSQKSSPGQRFRDAVAAEHPLQVVGAINANHALLAKRAGFKAIYLSGGGVAAGSLGLPDLGITGLDDVLTDVRRITDVCDLPLLVDVDTGFGSSAFNVARTVKSMIKFGAAAIHIEDQVGAKRCGHRPNKEIVSQQEMVDRIKAAVDARTDDSFVIMARTDALAVEGLESALERAAACIEAGADMVFPEAITELAMYKTFADRIKAPILANITEFGATPLYTTEELASVDVSLVLYPLSAFRAMNKAAENVYTALRRDGTQKNVIDTMQTRMELYDAINYHAFEQSLDALFAQKKG from the coding sequence ATGAGTCAGAAAAGCAGTCCCGGCCAGCGCTTTCGCGATGCAGTTGCCGCCGAACACCCCCTGCAGGTTGTCGGTGCGATCAACGCCAACCATGCACTGCTGGCCAAGCGTGCCGGTTTCAAGGCCATCTACCTCTCGGGTGGCGGTGTCGCCGCAGGCTCCCTGGGCTTGCCGGACCTGGGCATCACCGGGCTGGATGACGTACTGACCGACGTCCGTCGTATTACCGACGTCTGCGACCTGCCGCTGCTGGTGGATGTCGACACCGGTTTCGGTTCCTCGGCGTTCAACGTCGCCCGTACCGTCAAGTCGATGATCAAATTCGGTGCGGCGGCGATCCACATCGAGGACCAGGTCGGCGCCAAGCGCTGCGGCCATCGTCCAAACAAGGAAATCGTTTCCCAGCAGGAAATGGTCGACCGCATCAAGGCGGCGGTGGATGCCCGTACCGACGACAGCTTCGTGATCATGGCGCGCACTGACGCCCTGGCCGTCGAAGGCCTGGAATCTGCGCTGGAGCGTGCCGCTGCGTGTATCGAAGCGGGTGCCGACATGGTGTTCCCGGAAGCCATTACTGAGCTTGCGATGTACAAGACCTTCGCCGACCGGATCAAAGCGCCGATCCTGGCCAACATCACCGAATTCGGTGCGACCCCGCTGTACACCACCGAAGAACTGGCTTCGGTCGACGTATCGCTGGTGCTTTACCCGCTGTCGGCGTTCCGCGCGATGAACAAGGCGGCCGAGAATGTCTACACCGCGCTGCGTCGCGATGGCACGCAGAAAAACGTCATCGACACCATGCAGACTCGGATGGAACTGTACGACGCCATCAACTACCACGCGTTCGAGCAAAGCCTCGACGCCCTGTTCGCCCAGAAAAAGGGTTGA
- the prpC gene encoding bifunctional 2-methylcitrate synthase/citrate synthase: protein MAEAKVLSGAGLRGQVAGQTALSTVGQAGAGLTYRGYDVRDLAAGAEFEEVAYLLLYGDLPSAAQLAEYKGRLKTLRDLPQALKEVLERIPADAHPMDVMRTGCSMLGTLEPELTFEQQRDKTDRLLALFPAVMCYWYRFSHDGVRISCTSDEDTIGGHFLHLLHDKKPSELHVKVMNVSLILYAEHEFNASTFTARVCASTLSDLYSCITAAIGSLRGPLHGGANEAAMELIERFQSPQEAVAELLQMLERKDKIMGFGHAIYKESDPRNEVIKGWSKQLADEVGDTVLYPVSEAIDKTMWEQKKLFPNADFYHASAYHFMGIPTKLFTPIFVCSRLTGWAAHVFEQRANNRIIRPSAEYTGVEQRKFVPIEQR from the coding sequence ATGGCCGAAGCAAAAGTACTCAGTGGAGCCGGCCTGCGTGGTCAAGTGGCCGGGCAAACTGCACTGTCGACAGTAGGTCAGGCCGGAGCCGGCCTGACCTACCGTGGTTATGACGTCCGGGACCTGGCCGCTGGCGCCGAATTCGAAGAAGTCGCCTACCTGCTGCTTTACGGCGATCTGCCGAGTGCAGCCCAGCTGGCCGAGTACAAGGGCAGGCTCAAGACCCTGCGCGACCTGCCACAAGCGCTGAAAGAAGTGCTCGAGCGCATCCCCGCAGATGCTCATCCGATGGATGTGATGCGTACCGGTTGCTCGATGCTTGGCACCCTGGAGCCAGAACTGACCTTCGAACAGCAGCGCGACAAGACCGATCGCCTGTTGGCACTCTTCCCGGCGGTGATGTGCTACTGGTACCGCTTCAGTCATGACGGTGTGCGCATCAGTTGCACCAGCGACGAAGACACCATCGGCGGCCACTTCCTGCACCTGCTGCACGACAAGAAGCCGAGCGAGCTGCACGTTAAAGTGATGAACGTCTCGCTGATCCTCTACGCCGAGCACGAATTCAACGCCTCGACCTTCACCGCCCGCGTTTGTGCTTCGACCCTGTCGGACCTGTACTCGTGCATCACCGCAGCCATCGGCTCGCTGCGCGGCCCGCTGCATGGCGGCGCTAACGAAGCAGCGATGGAGCTGATCGAGCGCTTCCAGAGCCCGCAGGAAGCGGTTGCCGAGCTGCTGCAGATGCTCGAGCGCAAAGACAAGATCATGGGCTTCGGTCACGCCATCTACAAAGAGTCCGACCCGCGTAACGAAGTGATCAAGGGCTGGTCGAAGCAGCTCGCTGACGAAGTCGGTGACACTGTGCTGTATCCGGTGTCCGAAGCCATCGACAAGACCATGTGGGAGCAGAAGAAGCTGTTCCCCAACGCCGACTTCTACCATGCCTCGGCGTATCACTTCATGGGCATCCCGACCAAGCTGTTCACCCCGATCTTCGTTTGCTCGCGCCTGACCGGCTGGGCCGCCCACGTGTTCGAACAGCGTGCCAACAACCGCATCATCCGTCCGAGCGCCGAGTACACCGGCGTCGAGCAGCGCAAGTTCGTGCCAATCGAACAACGCTGA
- the acnD gene encoding Fe/S-dependent 2-methylisocitrate dehydratase AcnD, translated as MNTEFRKNLPGTGLDYFDARAAVDAIAPGAYDRLPYTSRVLAENLVRRCDPATLNASLSQLIERKRDLDFPWFPARVVCHDILGQTALVDLAGLRDAIADGGGDPAQVNPVVPVQLIVDHSLAVECGGFDPQAFEKNRAIEDRRNEDRFHFINWTKKAFKNVDVIQPGNGIMHQINLEKMSPVIHAERGVAYPDTCVGTDSHTPHVDALGVIAIGVGGLEAENVMLGRASWMRLPEIVGVELSGKPQPGITATDVVLALTEFLRKEKVVGAYLEFYGEGARALTLGDRATISNMAPEYGATAAMFSIDQQTIDYLKLTGREDEQVKLVETYAKVAGLWSDSLANAEYERVLRFDLSSVVRNMAGPSNPHARVATSDLASKGIAGQWEEVPGQMPDGAVIIAAITSCTNTSNPRNVIAAGLLARNANKLGLIRKPWVKSSLAPGSKTVALYLKEAGLDAELEQLGFGIVAFACTTCNGMSGALDPVIQQEIIDRDLYATAVLSGNRNFDGRIHPYAKQAFLASPPLVVAYAIAGTIRFDIEKDVLAVVDGKEIRLKDIWPSDEEIDAVVKAAVKPEQFRQVYIPMFAIQEDTGPKVDPLYDWREMSTYIRRPPYWEGALAGERTLKGMRPLAVLPDNITTDHLSPSNAIMLDSAAGEYLAKMGLPEEDFNSYATHRGDHLTAQRATFANPKLFNEMVQEGGKVKQGSLARIEPEGKVTRMWEAIETYMERKQPLIIVAGADYGQGSSRDWAAKGVRLAGVEAIVAEGFERIHRTNLVGMGVLPLEFKPGVNRKTLDIDGTETFDVIGERTPRATLTLVITRHTGERVEVPVTCRLDTAEEVSIYEAGGVLQRFAQDFLESAAV; from the coding sequence ATGAATACTGAATTTCGCAAGAACCTGCCGGGCACTGGCCTGGATTATTTCGACGCTCGTGCCGCTGTCGACGCGATCGCGCCCGGCGCTTATGACCGTCTTCCCTACACCTCGCGCGTGCTGGCAGAAAACCTTGTACGCCGCTGCGATCCAGCGACCCTCAATGCCTCGCTGAGTCAGCTGATCGAGCGCAAGCGCGACCTCGACTTCCCGTGGTTCCCGGCCCGTGTGGTGTGCCACGATATCCTTGGTCAGACCGCGCTGGTCGACCTCGCCGGCCTGCGTGACGCCATCGCTGATGGCGGTGGTGACCCGGCCCAGGTCAATCCGGTGGTGCCGGTGCAACTGATCGTCGACCATTCCCTGGCCGTGGAATGCGGTGGTTTCGACCCGCAGGCGTTCGAGAAGAACCGCGCCATCGAAGACCGCCGCAACGAAGACCGTTTCCATTTCATCAACTGGACCAAAAAGGCGTTCAAGAACGTCGACGTGATCCAGCCGGGCAACGGCATCATGCACCAGATCAACCTGGAGAAGATGTCGCCGGTGATCCATGCCGAGCGTGGCGTGGCTTACCCTGACACCTGTGTTGGCACCGACAGCCACACCCCGCACGTCGATGCCCTGGGTGTGATCGCCATCGGCGTCGGCGGCCTCGAAGCCGAGAACGTCATGCTCGGCCGCGCCTCGTGGATGCGCCTGCCGGAAATCGTCGGCGTCGAGCTGTCCGGCAAGCCGCAACCGGGCATTACCGCCACCGACGTGGTGCTGGCCCTGACCGAGTTCCTGCGCAAGGAAAAGGTGGTCGGTGCCTACCTCGAATTCTACGGCGAAGGCGCCCGCGCCCTGACCCTGGGCGACCGCGCGACCATCTCCAACATGGCCCCGGAATACGGTGCCACTGCAGCGATGTTCTCCATCGACCAGCAGACCATCGATTACCTCAAGCTGACCGGTCGTGAAGACGAGCAGGTCAAGCTGGTGGAAACCTACGCCAAGGTTGCCGGCCTGTGGTCCGATAGCCTGGCCAACGCCGAGTATGAGCGTGTGCTGCGCTTCGACCTGTCCAGCGTCGTGCGTAACATGGCCGGCCCGTCCAACCCGCACGCCCGCGTGGCGACCAGCGACCTGGCCAGCAAAGGTATCGCCGGTCAGTGGGAAGAAGTGCCGGGGCAGATGCCTGACGGCGCGGTGATCATCGCCGCCATCACCAGCTGCACCAACACCAGTAACCCGCGCAACGTGATCGCCGCCGGCCTGCTGGCGCGCAACGCCAACAAGCTGGGGCTGATCCGCAAACCATGGGTCAAGTCGTCACTGGCGCCAGGCTCCAAGACCGTGGCCCTGTACCTGAAAGAAGCGGGTCTTGATGCAGAGCTGGAACAGCTTGGTTTCGGCATCGTGGCCTTTGCCTGCACCACCTGCAACGGCATGTCCGGTGCGCTGGATCCGGTGATCCAGCAGGAAATCATCGATCGCGATCTGTATGCCACCGCCGTGCTGTCGGGCAACCGCAACTTCGACGGGCGTATCCACCCTTACGCCAAGCAGGCGTTCCTGGCTTCGCCGCCGTTGGTGGTGGCCTACGCCATTGCTGGCACCATCCGCTTCGACATCGAGAAAGATGTACTGGCAGTGGTCGACGGCAAGGAAATCCGCCTCAAGGATATCTGGCCGAGCGACGAAGAAATCGATGCCGTGGTCAAGGCTGCGGTCAAGCCGGAACAGTTCCGCCAGGTCTACATCCCGATGTTCGCCATTCAGGAAGACACCGGGCCGAAAGTCGATCCGTTGTACGACTGGCGTGAGATGAGCACCTACATCCGCCGTCCACCGTACTGGGAAGGCGCGCTGGCCGGAGAGCGTACGCTCAAGGGCATGCGTCCGCTGGCGGTACTGCCGGACAACATCACCACCGACCACCTGTCGCCGTCGAACGCGATCATGCTCGACAGCGCTGCGGGGGAGTACCTGGCGAAAATGGGCCTGCCGGAAGAGGACTTCAACTCTTACGCAACTCACCGCGGCGATCACCTGACCGCGCAGCGCGCCACCTTTGCCAACCCGAAACTGTTCAACGAAATGGTTCAAGAAGGCGGCAAGGTCAAGCAGGGCTCGCTGGCGCGGATCGAGCCGGAAGGCAAGGTCACCCGCATGTGGGAAGCCATCGAAACCTACATGGAGCGCAAGCAGCCGCTGATCATCGTTGCCGGTGCCGACTACGGTCAGGGTTCGTCCCGTGACTGGGCGGCCAAGGGCGTGCGCCTGGCGGGTGTCGAGGCCATCGTCGCCGAAGGTTTCGAGCGCATCCACCGCACCAACCTGGTGGGCATGGGCGTGTTGCCGCTGGAGTTCAAGCCGGGCGTGAACCGCAAAACCCTGGACATCGACGGCACCGAGACCTTCGACGTGATCGGCGAGCGTACCCCGCGGGCTACCCTGACCCTGGTGATCACCCGTCACACCGGTGAACGCGTAGAGGTGCCGGTAACCTGCCGCCTGGATACCGCTGAAGAAGTGTCGATCTATGAAGCGGGCGGGGTGCTGCAGCGCTTTGCCCAGGACTTCCTCGAATCGGCGGCCGTTTGA
- the prpF gene encoding 2-methylaconitate cis-trans isomerase PrpF has translation MAQVPQIKIPATYIRGGTSKGVFFRLQDLPERAQVPGPARDALLLRVIGSPDPYGKQIDGMGGATSSTSKTVILSHSTKADHDVDYLFGQVSIDKAFVDWSGNCGNLSAAVGSFAISAGLVDSSRIPQNGIATVRIWQANIGKTIIAHVPVTNGEVQETGDFELDGVTFPAAEVQLEFMDPAADEDGEGGSMFPTGNLVDDLVVPGIGTLKATLINAGIPTIFIQAEAIGYTGTELQDAINSDPEALARFETIRAYGAVRMGLIEHIEEATKRQHTPKVAFVAPPTAYQSSSGKAVAATDVDLLVRALSMGKLHHAMMGTAAVAIGTAAAVPGTLVNLAAGGGERSAVRFGHPSGTLRVGAEARQVNGEWTVTKAIMSRSARILMEGWVRVPGDAF, from the coding sequence ATGGCACAAGTACCGCAAATCAAAATCCCCGCCACCTACATCCGTGGCGGCACCAGCAAAGGCGTGTTCTTCCGCCTCCAGGACCTGCCTGAGCGCGCGCAGGTGCCGGGCCCGGCCCGCGACGCGCTGCTGCTGCGGGTAATCGGCAGCCCCGACCCGTACGGCAAGCAGATTGACGGTATGGGTGGCGCCACTTCCAGCACCAGCAAGACTGTGATCCTCTCGCACAGCACCAAGGCCGATCACGATGTCGACTACCTGTTCGGCCAGGTGTCGATCGACAAGGCCTTCGTCGACTGGAGCGGCAACTGCGGCAACCTCTCGGCAGCGGTTGGCTCTTTTGCCATCAGCGCCGGTCTGGTCGACAGCAGCCGTATACCGCAGAACGGTATCGCCACCGTGCGCATCTGGCAGGCCAATATCGGCAAGACCATCATCGCCCACGTGCCGGTCACCAATGGTGAAGTCCAGGAAACCGGTGATTTCGAGCTGGACGGCGTGACCTTCCCAGCGGCCGAAGTGCAACTTGAGTTCATGGACCCGGCTGCCGACGAGGATGGTGAGGGCGGTTCGATGTTCCCCACCGGCAACCTGGTCGATGACCTGGTGGTACCCGGTATCGGCACCCTCAAGGCAACCCTGATCAACGCCGGTATCCCGACCATCTTTATCCAGGCCGAAGCCATCGGCTACACCGGCACCGAATTGCAAGATGCGATCAACAGCGACCCCGAGGCCCTGGCCCGATTCGAAACGATTCGTGCCTATGGCGCCGTACGCATGGGTCTGATCGAGCACATCGAAGAAGCCACCAAGCGCCAGCACACCCCGAAAGTCGCCTTTGTTGCACCACCGACCGCTTATCAGTCGTCCAGCGGTAAAGCCGTAGCGGCGACAGACGTTGATCTATTGGTACGTGCGCTATCGATGGGCAAATTGCACCACGCCATGATGGGCACAGCAGCTGTGGCCATCGGTACTGCTGCGGCGGTTCCCGGCACCCTGGTCAACCTCGCGGCCGGTGGTGGCGAGCGCAGCGCCGTACGTTTCGGTCACCCCTCGGGCACCCTGCGCGTTGGCGCCGAGGCTCGGCAGGTGAACGGTGAGTGGACTGTCACCAAAGCAATCATGAGCCGCAGTGCGCGGATACTGATGGAGGGCTGGGTGCGGGTACCCGGTGATGCCTTCTAA
- the prpD gene encoding 2-methylcitrate dehydratase: MSANVDLNNRPDYDRVLQDIADYVLNYQVGSAPALDTARNCLMDTLGCGLLALRFPECTKHLGPLVEGTVVPYGARVPGTSYRLDPVKAAWDIGCIVRWLDFNDTWLAAEWGHPSDNLGGILAVADHLSQKRVANGEAPLNMRAVLEAMVMAHEIQGVIALENSFNRVGLDHVLLVKVASTAVCARLMGANREQMLSALSHAFVDGQALRTYRHAPNAGSRKSWAAGDASSRGVRLADIALRGEMGIPGVLTAPQWGFYDVLFSHTNKDLALKPEDKRAFSFSQPFASYVMENVLFKISFPAEFHAQTACEAAVTLHPLVRNRLHEVERIVITTHESAIRIISKVGKLANAADRDHCIQYMTAVPLIFGDLVAEQYEDEFHAAHPLIDRLREKMEVVEDPRFTREYLEADKRSIANAVQVFFNDGSSTEQVVVEYPIGHRRRRAEGIPLLEEKFKANLATRFAGQRVNEIFALCKDQAALEATAVHRFVDLFVI; encoded by the coding sequence ATGAGTGCCAACGTTGATCTGAACAACCGCCCCGACTACGACCGGGTGCTGCAGGATATCGCTGACTATGTCCTGAATTACCAGGTCGGGTCCGCGCCGGCGCTGGATACGGCGCGCAACTGCTTGATGGATACTCTCGGCTGCGGCCTGCTGGCGTTGCGCTTCCCGGAATGCACCAAGCACCTGGGGCCGCTGGTGGAGGGCACCGTGGTGCCGTACGGCGCGCGGGTGCCGGGCACCAGCTACCGCCTGGACCCGGTCAAGGCCGCCTGGGACATCGGTTGTATCGTCCGTTGGCTCGATTTCAACGACACCTGGCTGGCCGCTGAGTGGGGGCACCCCTCGGACAACCTCGGCGGCATCCTGGCAGTGGCCGACCACCTTTCGCAAAAACGCGTGGCCAATGGCGAAGCCCCCTTGAATATGCGGGCAGTGCTGGAAGCGATGGTCATGGCTCACGAAATCCAGGGTGTGATTGCCCTGGAGAACTCCTTCAACCGTGTTGGCCTCGATCATGTGTTGTTGGTCAAGGTCGCCTCCACGGCGGTCTGCGCCAGGCTCATGGGCGCCAATCGCGAGCAAATGCTGTCGGCGCTGTCCCATGCCTTTGTCGATGGACAGGCACTGCGAACCTATCGTCATGCCCCGAATGCCGGTTCACGCAAATCCTGGGCGGCGGGAGATGCCTCGAGCCGCGGTGTACGCTTGGCGGATATCGCCCTGCGTGGCGAGATGGGTATTCCAGGTGTTCTGACGGCGCCGCAGTGGGGCTTCTACGATGTGCTGTTCAGCCACACCAACAAGGATCTGGCGCTCAAGCCTGAAGACAAGCGTGCCTTCAGCTTCTCTCAGCCGTTCGCCAGCTATGTGATGGAAAACGTGCTGTTCAAGATCAGCTTCCCTGCCGAGTTCCATGCCCAGACAGCCTGTGAAGCGGCGGTGACCCTGCACCCGCTGGTGCGCAATCGCCTGCATGAAGTCGAGCGGATCGTCATTACCACCCATGAGTCGGCGATTCGCATCATCTCCAAGGTTGGCAAACTGGCCAACGCTGCCGACCGTGACCATTGCATTCAGTACATGACCGCTGTGCCGCTGATCTTCGGCGACCTGGTGGCTGAGCAATACGAGGATGAGTTCCACGCTGCCCATCCGCTCATTGACCGCTTGCGCGAGAAGATGGAGGTCGTCGAAGACCCGCGTTTTACCCGCGAGTACCTGGAGGCCGACAAGCGTTCGATCGCCAATGCCGTGCAGGTGTTCTTCAATGATGGATCAAGCACCGAACAGGTGGTGGTGGAGTACCCGATTGGCCATCGCCGGCGTCGGGCCGAAGGGATTCCATTGCTTGAGGAGAAGTTCAAGGCCAACCTGGCGACGCGCTTTGCCGGGCAGCGGGTGAACGAGATCTTTGCCTTGTGCAAGGATCAGGCGGCGCTTGAGGCCACGGCGGTGCATCGGTTTGTCGATCTGTTTGTGATCTGA